The nucleotide window CAAGCGCTGCCGCCAAGTGAATAGTTGTCGCGCACCACGCTGACTGAAGTGCAGCTGTAAGTGGTGAAGATGTGATGGAAATTAGTAGGTGAAGTGTAGTAAACGGTATGTTTTACACAatttaaatctttaaaataataaaaataaataaatacatttattttacataattgtTTAGCATAATCAGTGTAtgtgcctaaaaatatgcaaagcactaaattttatgaattgtttTTTTGAAAACCTTTCACTCACCCATAATCTGAAGGTTCCTCTAATTCATAAGGAAAATCATCGGAATCTTCACGTCCGGAGTGCCACCACGCGATGCACCATTCTTTAACGCCGCCAAAGCAGGAATAGGATTTTTTGAGGGTATTAGTGCTTTTGATCTGTTAGAAAGGACAAGATATTATAGTAAATATTCAGATGAGatgagtttaaaaatattttaatattaaaaaaatttaaaactgattaaaatattataacggtaaaaaatatatagtaaagatgatttttaaattaattaaacagtTATAACAGTATAAAATATACTAGCAATTCCAAAGCAACTTATGTATATTGCGCTCTTTGTAGGCTACTCCAATTATATTTTCGGTactagcctaaatgtaggctaaAAATTTTCGATTCTGTAGTTACTAAGCAATTAGAGCGTCAATTTCTTACTAATTTATTAcacattcaattcaatttaattttaaatattttaaaaacaaaatattccatTGGGGAACTATATTTGACATGTCAGCCTAAAGTTAGGCTTTATTTCATAAAcataaaaacgtaaaatattttaaagaagcaTTTACAATATTTGAGTTCCCAAATTCTGTtacaaaactatttattttttcatattatttatgcacgcctaaatgtatgctttaaattaataaaatatattaaaaatttcctcaaaaaaaacattgagtaaaattttcgagaaaataaagtattttgaaatatttcactatAGTTTAAACTTAAAGGaaaacaattcaattcaaattattttcaatattatttttctcatattattGATGCACGCCTAAGCTTAtgctttatattaataaaatattttcaaacatacTAAATAGAACAATTagctaaaattttcgaaaaaattaagtatttattttgaatttaaattcaaaaaaaaaaaaaataatttaaacataatcttcgaaattttcgacattttattaatataaataatactatatgattttaaaaataaaacttttttaatgcaAACATTAACAACCAGGCAATACTCACACTTGATCTGCGTGAGTGCAGACCATGATAGCCGGTATCAATGACCACATTGGTCATATAAACACTTTCAGCATCGGCAGAGGATTCGGAACGCGGACGCCGCCAGTCATGACCATCGCCAGTATTGCCAAAGGGCAATTTGGCCGCGTGATTTACCGCGGTATTCTCGTCACTGAAatgattttttgtattaattttaatgctTTGATAGAAACGTGGACGGTTTAAGCGCCTACCTCGAATTCGAACGCTTCGACGAATCCTTTTTCCCCGCCTGCAAATTGGGCAAGTCCTTCTGTCGCTTCTTCGTCTCGCGCCAAATGCGATAGTACAGCACACACATAATCGTCACCGGAAAATAGAAAGCCGCCAACGCCGTGCCAAATGTAATGTACTGATTCGTCTCGATAAACTGTATATAGCACTCATATTGCGGCACCGTGCGCTCACCCTCAATATATGGCCAACTGTAAATCCATGGCggccacaacaacaaacttaCGCCCCAAGCAGCGCCAATCATGACCGCTGCGCGATTGGTGGTACGCTTCGCACGATATGTCAATGGTCGTGTGACACTAAAGTATCGATCAAAACTGATGATAAGCAAATTCAACACCGACGCATTCGATGCCAGATAATCCAATGCGagccatgtatcgcagatatgTGGACCCAACGGCCAATAGCCGAGTATGGTGGTGACCGCAAACAGTGGCATTGATATGAGTCCGATTGCGAAATCGGCAATGGCCAATGAGAAGAGAAAGTAATTACTGATTGTttgtagttgtttatcgatTTTGAATGAGATCATAACCATAACATTGCCCGCCACCGTTAGTAAGCTAAGTATGGCCGCAATTAAGCCCATGAACACCATGGAAGAGATCGAATAGCTGGGTCCCTTCGGTCCGAAGATGCCGGTGGCATTTGTTTGATTTTGTGCTATTTCACTATCCAAGATAATCACTGTGGTGACATTGTCCAACATAGCGGTGAATACAGATGGCGCTAATGTTGTTGTACTGgtcgtagttgttgttgttgttgtcgtcgtcGATGTTGTCGTTGTGCGGAATGACGGTGCCAACGGTTCCAATATGCTGGGCGGTCCATGCGCGGGCATCGCGAGACGAGCGAAAAATAACGGACCCATTTTGATTTGTTGTGTgcgatttgttgttgatttgttgtATTACGATTTTCCGTTTTGGTTGTTGCTtttcgatttttgttgtttttgtttattttgtttttcttttttactttttttttacttttaattattcCGCTGATAGTTttgtgcaaatatacatatgtattgctgTTGTTCTTTAATTAAAGCTTTTGTTGCCAAGTACCCAGATGATTAAGCTTCGTGCAAAGCGTACGAATGTGTTACCCATTAACTGGATCTGCAAATAAATAAGATAGatgtatttattatacaatattatatatagaatcTACAATTAAAACCCACTCCCTAAAAAATAATCTTAAGTAAAAGGAATGTTCTACAAGAGTCGGGTCTTTAGAAATCAGCGGAGACCCCGATTTATATGCCAACAAGGACTACCAGGTCGACAACATTTCCCAAAATTATTAGGAAATATTTTATGTCTCTACAACAacatccccgcaaaactaatacggctatgtaagttgacgttgagcaataccaaaagctcctgtcatgattgggaaggaacTCTCCGAGCCTTTCGATACTAAAcgaagtttcagacaaggtgactcactatcgtgtgacttctttaacttgatgctggaaaaaattatacgagctgcaaagctaaatagtgaaggtacaatcttctataagagtgtatagctgctggcgtacgccgatgacacTGATATCAtccaaccgcgccgtttgttctgctttttcccgcatggataaggaggcgaagcgaatgggtctagaggtgaatgaggacaagacgaaatatcctgtcatcaagcaaacagtcggcgcattcgcgtcttgttgacagtcataacttcgaagtcgtagataatttcgtatacctgggaaccagtatcaacaactccaacaatgtcagcctcgaaatccaacgcagaatcactcttgccaacagctactttggactgagtaggcaattgaaaagt belongs to Zeugodacus cucurbitae isolate PBARC_wt_2022May chromosome 6, idZeuCucr1.2, whole genome shotgun sequence and includes:
- the LOC105210344 gene encoding muscarinic acetylcholine receptor DM1; translated protein: MGPLFFARLAMPAHGPPSILEPLAPSFRTTTTSTTTTTTTTTTSTTTLAPSVFTAMLDNVTTVIILDSEIAQNQTNATGIFGPKGPSYSISSMVFMGLIAAILSLLTVAGNVMVMISFKIDKQLQTISNYFLFSLAIADFAIGLISMPLFAVTTILGYWPLGPHICDTWLALDYLASNASVLNLLIISFDRYFSVTRPLTYRAKRTTNRAAVMIGAAWGVSLLLWPPWIYSWPYIEGERTVPQYECYIQFIETNQYITFGTALAAFYFPVTIMCVLYYRIWRETKKRQKDLPNLQAGKKDSSKRSNSSDENTAVNHAAKLPFGNTGDGHDWRRPRSESSADAESVYMTNVVIDTGYHGLHSRRSSIKSTNTLKKSYSCFGGVKEWCIAWWHSGREDSDDFPYELEEPSDYGCTSVSVVRDNYSLGGSACGVRPPSILLPDVSPTPLRPPLTPLSQLQEISSATGARDSRSLPGNNRISSRSVSQDSVYTILIRLPSDGASANNGPEAPSIKMIHEGVSLPIISAAPPTRRPLSSRDSEYSLPVGRRMSHVSHDVRIPLNAKVIPKQLVKHVHATSRVAAKKKKKSQEKRQESKAAKTLSAILLSFIITWTPYNILVLIKPLTTCSDCIPNELWQFFYALCYINSTINPVCYALCNASFRRTYIRILTCKWHTRNREGMTRGVYN